A genome region from Arachis duranensis cultivar V14167 chromosome 8, aradu.V14167.gnm2.J7QH, whole genome shotgun sequence includes the following:
- the LOC107472220 gene encoding uncharacterized protein LOC107472220, translating to MPLTLMKRLQLNGVRSTDVIIQLADKTQKQAEGVVENVLVKVGKYFFPTDFVILDMEESYLHPIILGRPFLATARALIDIEQGELILRVHDEHLIFHVFKPASEPEPESEKPKDDSSHLCLEESNPAAETLKQSLEGKQELQELKPQESIETDQKDPPEIKRNK from the coding sequence ATGCCTTTGACTCTTATGAAGAGGCTACAACTGAATGGGGTGAGATCCACTGATGTAATCATACaactggctgacaaaactcaaaagcaagcTGAAGGGGTAGTTGAGAATGTGCTGGtgaaagtgggaaagtatttcttccccacagactttgtcattTTGGACATGGAGGAAAGCTACCTACACCctatcattctgggaaggccatttctagCCACTGCTAGAGCGCTCATAGATATAGAACAAGGAGAGCTAATTTTGAGAGTACATGATGAACATCTCATTTTCCATGTTTTCAAACCTGCATCTGAGCCTGAACCAGAATCTGAAAAGCCTAAGGATGATAGTAGCCATCTGTGTTTGGAGGAAAGCAATCCAGCAGCTGAAACTCTGAAACAGTCCTTGGAAGGCAAACAAGAATTGCAAGAGTTAAAGCCACAAGAATCAATAGAAACAGATCAGAAGGATCCTcctgaaattaaaagaaacaaataa